The stretch of DNA CACGACAGATTTGCTCCTGGCCTCGGGGGCGACCATCACCGAGGTCAACGCCGTGCGCAAGCACCTGGAACGCCTTAAAGGGGGACAGTTGGCCCGTTTGGCCGCCCCGGCGCGGGTGGTGGCTTTGGTGCTTTCCGATGTGCTGGGCGACCCCCTGGACGCCATCGCCTCCGGCCCGGCTGCGCCCGACCCGACCACTTTCGCCGAGGCCTGGGCGGTGCTGGTGCGCTACGGGTTGGCCGAGCGCGTGCCGCGGGCCGTGCGGGAACGCTTGCAGGCCGGTTTGCGCGGCGAGATCCCTGAGACGCCCAAACCCGGCGATCTGCTTTTCGCGCGGGTGCGGCACCACATCGTGGGCAGCGTGCGGGTGGCGGCCGAGGCGGCCCTGACCGAGGCGCAGTGTTTGGGCTTCCACGCAGCCATTGCCACCACCACCCTGGAGGGCGAGGCGCGGGAGGTCGGGCGGGCGCTGGCCGCTGTGTTGCGCGAGATGGCCGTCTATGGACGCCCGCTGCAGCGCCCGGCCTGCCTGATCTGGGGCGGCGAGACCACGGTGACGCTGGGCGCCGGGCCCCATGGACGGGGTGGACGCAATCAGGAACTGGCGCTGGCCGCGGTGTACCCCCTGGCCGGGATGCCGGGCGCTTTGCTGGTGGCCTTCGCCACCGACGGCACCGACGGCCCCACCGACGCGGCCGGGGCTGTGGTGGACGGCGAGACGCTGACCCGCGCCTGGGCGCTGGGGCGTGATCCCCGCAAAGCGTTGGCCCGCCACGACGCCTACGACTTCTTCGCGCCTTTGGGTGCTTTGCTGCGTCCTGGCCCCACCCGCACCAATGTGAACGATTTGACGCTGTTGCTCACCATCTCCTGAGAGTGAACGCGGGGCAACGCCCCTGTAGGGGCAGGGCTTTCTGCCCAACTTTGAGGATTTTCGTTGCCCGGTTTGCGCTTCAGGGATGAAAAGGCTATAATTCCCTCAGGTAAAACGATTTCAGGAAAGGGGATCGGCTTTGGAAACCCAACACATTTCTCCCTCGGCCGAGGAACCATCCCCTTTGGGGGAGCACCTGCAACCCGGCGCCATGCTGGCGGACCGTTACCTCATTCAGGAGGTCATCGGTACCGGGGGGATGAGCGCAGTCTACCGGGCCCGGGATATGCATTTCCCCAATATGGTGCGGCTGGTCGCCATCAAGGAGATGGTGCCCAACACGCGGGATCCGGTGGTGCGGGAAAACATTTATAAGCACTTCGAGCGCGAGGCGCACATTTTGGCCGGTCTGCGTCACTCCGCCATTCCCCAAATTTACGACTATTTCCTGCTCAACCATCGCGCCTATCTGGTACTGGAGTTTATTCAAGGGAAAGACCTGGAGATGCTGCTCAGTGAGATTCAGGGTTTTTTCCCGGTGGAGCAAGTGCTGCGGTGGGCTGTGGAACTCTGCGATGTGTTGGATTACCTGCATACGCACAACCCCCCGGTGATTTTTCGGGATATGAAACCTTCCAACGTCATGATCAACCAGTCCGGCCGGGTGGTGTTGGTGGATTTTGGGATTGCCAAGTTGTTTCAGGGGGCACAAAAGGGCACCATGATCGGCACGGAAGGTTATGCCCCCCCTGAGCAGTATCGTGGTGAGGCCACACCGCTGGTGGATATCTACGCCCTGGGGGCCACATTGCATCATTTGCTTACCCGTCAGGATCCCCGTGTGGAACCGCCCTTTTCCTTTGACAGTCGGCCCATTCGGGCAGTGAACCCCGCCGTGCCCCCGGAGTTGGAGGCGGTGGTGATGCGGGCCCTGGAGTACAACCCTGCCAACCGTTTCCAGAGCGCCCGCGAGATGAAAGAGGCCTTATTGTCGGTGGGCTACAAAACGGGCTTGTTGTCCGGCGGGGCCACCGTGCAGTTGGCGGAAGGTCCACCTGCTGTGGAACCCGAGCACAAAGCCATCTGGACCTTCAAAGCGGAGGATGAGATTCGCTCCTCAGCTCTGGTACACGAAGGCCGGGTGTTCGTTGGGAGTTATGACCAAAACTTGTATGCCCTGGATGCGGGGGACGGCAGCCTGGTTTGGAAATTCCCCACCCATGGAGGGGTGGTTACCCAGCCGGTCATCGTGGGCAAGTTGCTGGTCTTTGGTTCGGAAGACCACACCATTTACGCCGTGAACTGGCAGAACGGGCGTGTGGTGTGGACGCATATCACCGAAGGGCCGGTACGTGGTTCGCCTGCCCAGGCGGAAGGCATGGTGTTTATCGGCTCCGACGATGGCCATTTGTATGCCTTGCAAGGCACCACGGGGCGGGTGATATGGCGTTTTGACGCCGAAATAATGATTCGCTCTCGCCCTTTGGTGGTGGATGGACGTCTGTACTTTGGCACGGAAGGGGGGGAGGTTTACTGCTTGGATATGCAAGGCAAAGAGATCTGGCGCTTTCGGGCCAAACGGGCGGTGACCGCTTCACCTGCGTGGGAGGAGCATGCGGTGTTCGTTCCCTCGGTCGACGGGATGCTTTATGCGCTTGATGCCGAGGCCGGCTGGGTGTTGTGGCGCTTCCGCATGGGGCGTGGCTCGATATCTTCTCCGGTAGTCCATGAGCGACGGGTGTATGTCGGTTCCGCCGATGGGCATCTGTATTGCGTGGATACCCGCTCTTCGCGGGAAGTCTGGCGTTTTGCCACGGAGCATCAGGTTTCGGGAGGTGTGCGCATTGCCCAGGGTCGGGTGTACTTTGGCTCTGTGGATGGTAAACTCTATTGCGTGGACGCGGAGCAGGGACGTCAGTTGTGGGCCTTTGAGACCGGGGGGGCGATCACGGCTACGCCGGTGTTGAGCGAAAAGATGCTTTACATCGGCTCGTTGGATCATCAACTCTACGCCCTGTTGATTTGACGGGCAAGGGAGCGGGTATGAAGGAAGCATTGGCACGCTTATGGCAGCGGCTGCGGAGCATGGCTTCCGGTGAAGCCGCGCCTTCCACCGGAGAGGAAATCTCTTCCCAGACGGCACCTTTGCCGGATACTCGCCCGCTGGACACTGCGGAAGTGTTTCAGAAGGCGCTGGCCGATGGCCTTCCCTTGCGACCCGCTCAATGGCAGGTGGGGGTGGGCCTCTCCACCGGGTTGCAGCGCGAGCACAACGAGGACGCGGTTCTGGCGCAGACCCTGACTTTGGCGGCCGGCGAGTATGAGGTGCCCTTCGGGCTCTATGCCGTGGCGGATGGTATGGGCGGGCATCGGTTTGGCGAGGTGGCCAGCGCTGCCGCCATCCGGGCCTTGGCCCGGTATATCGAAACCCATTTGCTCGACCCCTTGATGGCTGACCCCACCGCGGCGCCGGGTGTGCCTTTGCTGGAATTGATAGGGCACGCGGTGGCCGAGGCCAATCAGGCCGTGTTGCAGGCAGCCCCTGGCGGGGGAACAACTTTGACGGCTGCCTTGCTGGTGGGCAAGCACATCACCATTGCTCATGTGGGCGATAGCCGTGCGTGTTATGTTTACCCCGAGGGGCGCCTGCAGGTGCTCACTCGAGACCATTCGCTCGTCAAACGTCTGGAGGAATTGGGCCAGTTAACCGAGGAAGAGGCGGCGGTCCACCCGCAGCGCAATGTATTGTATCGTGCCCTGGGCCAAGGCGAGCCGTTGGAGCCGGATGTTTTCCAAATTCCTTTGCCCAAGGCGGGCCATTTGGTGCTGTGCTCGGATGGCCTTTGGGGCGTGGTGCCCGCCGAGGAGTTCCTCGCCATCGTGCAGGAAGCGGCGACCCCACTGGAGGCCTGTGCCCGTTTGGTGCACCAGGCCAACGAGCGAGGTGGGCCGGACAACATTTCCGTGATCGTACTGCGCTTTGGGGAGGCAGTTGGATGGAGGTAAAGAGGCCCTTGGATGCGGTTTGGGACAACTATTACACGCTCCTTGGCGTGCCCCGAGATGCCACGGCGGAGGAGCTCCAGCGGGCCTATCGCCTGGCGGCACGCCGTTTTCATCCGGATCGCAACCCTTCGCCTGAGGCCACAGAGCAGTTCCTCCGCATTCAAGAGGCCTTCGAGACGCTCAGAGACCCCAAGCGGCGGGCCCGTTATGACCGCAAGTTGCCGGCGTTGGCCGAGGCTGAAGACCTGGTCACCTTGCGCTACCAGGTCAGTTTGCCGCATCTCCCGCTTCTCCAAGAGCCTTTGGTGCTGTATTTGATGCTCACCTTGCAGCCTGTGGCCGAGCGCACCGAGGAGTCGGTTTTGCTCAACCTGGTGCTGGTACTGGATCGCTCGACTTCCATGAAGGGCTCCCGGATGGCAGCTCTTAAACAGGCGACGACGGAAATTGTGGAGCAACTGGGCGAAGGGGATGTGATTTCCCTGGTGGCCTTTGATGATTGGGCCGAGGTGCTCGTGCCGGCGACGCCGATGCAGGGACGAGATCAGGAGCGTGTGTTGGCCGCTGTGCGGCGGCTCAACCCGCGGGGGGGAACGGAAATCCGGCGGGGCCTGGAAACCGCCTACGAGCAGGCCCTGCGCTATTATTCCCCGGAGCGGGTGAATCGCGTTTTGTTGATCACCGACGGGCATACCTACGGCGACGAGGCGGCCTGTCTGGAGTTGGCCCGCAAGGCGGCGGCCCAGGGAGTCGCCATCGACGCTTTGGGGATCGGGAGTGATTGGAACGACAATTTTTTGGTAGAGTTGACCAGGATCACGGGGGGGATTTGCCAGCATATCGCGCAGAGCAGCGATTTGGTCGCCGTGCTGCGGGAGCAGATGCGTGATTTGGGCCATATTCTGGCCGATGGGGTTGAAGTGTTTTTTTATCCGCCGGAAGGGGTGCATTTGCAGCAGGTGTTTCGCCTGACACCGGCGGCCGAGGCCTTGGAGCCGCGGTTCCCGTTGCCCTTGGG from Anaerolineae bacterium encodes:
- a CDS encoding glycerate kinase; this encodes MLDLRSPYLAQHPLGEAVARILEAALQAVEPAMAVRRALAYDAHQRVLQVAGTRLSVASQGRIWVVAVGKAAYPMAYAAREVLGDHLHGGVVLTKAGHAGPSLPPLEVREAGHPVPDARGVQAAQAIEALLAQARADDLVLLLLSGGGSALLVSPAPPLSLEDLRRTTDLLLASGATITEVNAVRKHLERLKGGQLARLAAPARVVALVLSDVLGDPLDAIASGPAAPDPTTFAEAWAVLVRYGLAERVPRAVRERLQAGLRGEIPETPKPGDLLFARVRHHIVGSVRVAAEAALTEAQCLGFHAAIATTTLEGEAREVGRALAAVLREMAVYGRPLQRPACLIWGGETTVTLGAGPHGRGGRNQELALAAVYPLAGMPGALLVAFATDGTDGPTDAAGAVVDGETLTRAWALGRDPRKALARHDAYDFFAPLGALLRPGPTRTNVNDLTLLLTIS
- a CDS encoding serine/threonine-protein kinase, producing the protein METQHISPSAEEPSPLGEHLQPGAMLADRYLIQEVIGTGGMSAVYRARDMHFPNMVRLVAIKEMVPNTRDPVVRENIYKHFEREAHILAGLRHSAIPQIYDYFLLNHRAYLVLEFIQGKDLEMLLSEIQGFFPVEQVLRWAVELCDVLDYLHTHNPPVIFRDMKPSNVMINQSGRVVLVDFGIAKLFQGAQKGTMIGTEGYAPPEQYRGEATPLVDIYALGATLHHLLTRQDPRVEPPFSFDSRPIRAVNPAVPPELEAVVMRALEYNPANRFQSAREMKEALLSVGYKTGLLSGGATVQLAEGPPAVEPEHKAIWTFKAEDEIRSSALVHEGRVFVGSYDQNLYALDAGDGSLVWKFPTHGGVVTQPVIVGKLLVFGSEDHTIYAVNWQNGRVVWTHITEGPVRGSPAQAEGMVFIGSDDGHLYALQGTTGRVIWRFDAEIMIRSRPLVVDGRLYFGTEGGEVYCLDMQGKEIWRFRAKRAVTASPAWEEHAVFVPSVDGMLYALDAEAGWVLWRFRMGRGSISSPVVHERRVYVGSADGHLYCVDTRSSREVWRFATEHQVSGGVRIAQGRVYFGSVDGKLYCVDAEQGRQLWAFETGGAITATPVLSEKMLYIGSLDHQLYALLI
- a CDS encoding serine/threonine-protein phosphatase, which gives rise to MKEALARLWQRLRSMASGEAAPSTGEEISSQTAPLPDTRPLDTAEVFQKALADGLPLRPAQWQVGVGLSTGLQREHNEDAVLAQTLTLAAGEYEVPFGLYAVADGMGGHRFGEVASAAAIRALARYIETHLLDPLMADPTAAPGVPLLELIGHAVAEANQAVLQAAPGGGTTLTAALLVGKHITIAHVGDSRACYVYPEGRLQVLTRDHSLVKRLEELGQLTEEEAAVHPQRNVLYRALGQGEPLEPDVFQIPLPKAGHLVLCSDGLWGVVPAEEFLAIVQEAATPLEACARLVHQANERGGPDNISVIVLRFGEAVGWR
- a CDS encoding DnaJ domain-containing protein, whose translation is MEVKRPLDAVWDNYYTLLGVPRDATAEELQRAYRLAARRFHPDRNPSPEATEQFLRIQEAFETLRDPKRRARYDRKLPALAEAEDLVTLRYQVSLPHLPLLQEPLVLYLMLTLQPVAERTEESVLLNLVLVLDRSTSMKGSRMAALKQATTEIVEQLGEGDVISLVAFDDWAEVLVPATPMQGRDQERVLAAVRRLNPRGGTEIRRGLETAYEQALRYYSPERVNRVLLITDGHTYGDEAACLELARKAAAQGVAIDALGIGSDWNDNFLVELTRITGGICQHIAQSSDLVAVLREQMRDLGHILADGVEVFFYPPEGVHLQQVFRLTPAAEALEPRFPLPLGALYTNQPMTLLFEWQIEPLALEQAQRAARHFTLPAEFVFAIPSRAQPWHRLAFRLRLPIKEEVPDLQPPPVLVEAVNRATLYRLQEKARQDAEAGRWLEATRRFEDLATRLLMSGEVEMARTVQRELARLRRTSRLSPDAAKTMRFGTRALLPPPQLLNEERGG